The following are from one region of the Nicotiana tabacum cultivar K326 chromosome 3, ASM71507v2, whole genome shotgun sequence genome:
- the LOC107777511 gene encoding omega-3 fatty acid desaturase, endoplasmic reticulum-like produces the protein MGSLGLNSEKGNEEMELEFDPSAPPPFKLSEIRAAIPKHCWVKNPWKSLSYVLRDFIIVVALVAIAIYLDSWKFWPLYWVVQGTMFWAIFVLGHDCGHGSFSDSAFLNSVVGHILHSSILVPYHGWRFSHKTHHQNHGNVEADESWVPMPEKLYKELDFATKFFRFKIPLPLLAYPMYLISRSPGKKGSHFNPYSDLFQPHERKYVITSTLCWTIIVAIKRQGRHVCSLQLLKLYGIPYMIFVMWLDFVTYLHHHGHEQKLPWYRGKEWSYLRGGLTTIDRDYGLFNNIHHDIGTHVIHHLFPQIPHYHLVEATKAAKPVLGKYYREPKKSGIIPFHLIGNLVRSMMKDHFVSDNGEIVYYQTDPQLLKLFGKKAE, from the exons ATGGGGTCTCTTGGATTGAATTCTGAAAAGGGAAATGAAGAAATGGAATTGGAATTTGATCCAAGTGCACCACCTCCATTTAAATTATCTGAAATTCGAGCTGCTATTCCTAAGCATTGTTGGGTTAAAAATCCATGGAAATCTCTAAGTTATGTTCTTagagattttattattgttgttgcattGGTAGCCATAGCCATTTATTTGGATAGTTGGAAATTTTGGCCACTTTATTGGGTTGTTCAAGGTACTATGTTTTGGGCAATCTTTGTTCTTGGACATGACTG tggACATGGAAGCTTTTCAGATAGTGCATTTTTGAATAGTGTGGTTGGACACATTCTTCATTCTTCTATCCTTGTTCCCTATCATGGATG GAGATTCAGCCATAAAACTCACCATCAAAACCATGGAAATGTCGAAGCTGATGAATCTTGGGTGCCT ATGCCAGAGAAGCTATATAAAGAACTGGATTTTGCTACCAAATTTTTTAGATTCAAGATTCCTTTGCCCTTATTAGCATACCCAATGTACTTG ATAAGCAGAAGTCCAGGGAAAAAAGGTTCTCATTTTAATCCATACAGTGATTTGTTTCAACCTCATGAGAGAAAATATGTCATAACATCAACATTATGCTGGACTATTATTGTTGCTATTAAGAGACAAGGTAGACATGTGTGTTCTCTCCAACTGCTTAAGCTTTATGGAATTCCTTATATG ATTTTTGTGATGTGGTTGGATTTTGTCACTTATTTACACCACCATGGCCATGAGCAGAAGTTACCTTGGTATCGTGGCAAG GAGTGGAGTTATCTTAGAGGAGGATTAACAACAATTGATCGTGATTATGGTTTGTTTAATAACATTCACCATGATATTGGCACCCATGTCATTCACCATCTTTTTCCTCAGATACCACATTATCATCTCGTCGAAGCG actaaagcGGCGAAGCCGGTACTTGGGAAATATTACAGAGAGCCCAAAAAATCAGGAATAATTCCATTTCATTTGATTGGAAATTTAGTGAGAAGTATGATGAAGGACCATTTTGTTAGTGACAATGGAGAAATTGTGTATTATCAGACTGATCCACAACTGCTCAAATTATTTGGGAAAAAGGCTGAGTGA